Proteins co-encoded in one Haladaptatus sp. ZSTT2 genomic window:
- a CDS encoding phosphatase PAP2 family protein, whose protein sequence is MTRGFGELDFLRALIPEVLIPLFALVTQLGDLWFYFVVLSVLYWLGPRTPLWRDGVNREKMAYVIALTLGALSLTLALKGLFALPRPPAPDVVPGSQFIPQTYHAAYEWLAVSDGYGFPSGHALGSTVVWGGLALTLTVSTFRRRLATAAGIVALISLSRLILGVHYLVDILAGITLGAAYLLAERRITGEDPRLAFWIASGFAAIAFVTTGFGVEGAAAVGATVGGVFTWQAVSPRLDRTPTRREAYITAVIGLPVLGLLLALTTTVSEILVASLLGNAAVIAGLLALPLVSNRQ, encoded by the coding sequence ATGACCAGAGGCTTTGGCGAACTCGACTTTTTGCGTGCCCTCATCCCCGAGGTACTGATACCGCTGTTCGCGCTGGTCACCCAACTCGGTGACCTCTGGTTTTACTTCGTCGTCCTCTCCGTGCTCTACTGGCTCGGGCCGCGAACCCCGCTCTGGCGCGACGGCGTCAACCGAGAGAAGATGGCCTACGTCATCGCACTCACACTCGGCGCGCTCTCGCTCACCCTCGCGCTCAAAGGGCTGTTCGCCCTGCCGCGCCCACCCGCGCCGGACGTCGTGCCCGGCAGCCAGTTCATCCCACAGACCTACCACGCCGCCTATGAGTGGCTCGCGGTCTCTGACGGCTACGGCTTCCCGAGCGGCCACGCCCTCGGCTCGACCGTCGTCTGGGGCGGCCTCGCGCTCACCCTCACCGTGAGTACGTTTCGCCGCCGACTCGCAACCGCGGCGGGCATCGTCGCGCTCATCTCGCTGTCGCGGCTCATCCTCGGCGTCCACTACTTAGTGGATATCCTCGCCGGAATCACCCTCGGGGCGGCCTACCTGCTCGCAGAACGGCGCATCACGGGCGAAGACCCGCGACTCGCCTTCTGGATTGCTTCCGGATTTGCGGCCATCGCGTTCGTGACGACTGGGTTCGGGGTCGAAGGAGCCGCCGCGGTCGGAGCCACAGTTGGCGGCGTGTTCACCTGGCAGGCCGTCTCGCCACGACTCGACCGCACGCCGACCAGACGCGAAGCCTACATCACCGCCGTCATCGGGCTGCCCGTCCTCGGCCTCTTGCTCGCGCTCACGACGACCGTGTCGGAGATACTGGTTGCCTCGCTCCTCGGCAACGCCGCCGTCATCGCGGGACTGTTGGCGCTGCCGCTCGTGAGTAATCGCCAGTAA
- a CDS encoding MFS transporter, with amino-acid sequence MHSLSRNGPFLRLMAGRLITNAGDSLYYIAAMWLVYSLTGSSFYTGLAGFLTLLPGAFQFLAGPLVDRLSIRRVLVTTQVIQGVLVLAIPLAHYTGHLTVWFVLVVMPILSALNQLVYPAQIVALPRLVADDELVAANSAFSFAYQGVDFVFNAVGGLIVAFFGAVALFLADSVTFAAAALLFFSVRVPPAEDTTETTGSPVQNYLTDLREGIAALRNSPLFMLIVGAVVANFAFGGAFAVFPAYADTLGDSAAYGFLLASLSGGMLVGAIAASSVDHFPIGRLLVVSYAASGALWVAAILAPSLSLTVALIALASVPIGATNVLIMTLVQTGMPERLVGRVTSVLTSMATVATPLGALLGGAAADVYGTQPVMLATGASFLFVAFYVTALPTLRRLGPVGDVEFGVTAGAE; translated from the coding sequence ATGCACTCGCTCTCTCGAAATGGGCCATTTCTCCGGCTCATGGCCGGGCGGCTCATCACGAATGCGGGCGACAGCCTCTACTATATCGCGGCGATGTGGCTCGTCTACTCGCTCACGGGGTCGTCCTTTTATACTGGTCTTGCGGGCTTTCTCACCCTTCTCCCGGGGGCGTTTCAGTTTCTCGCCGGACCGCTCGTCGATCGGCTGTCGATTCGCCGCGTGCTCGTCACGACGCAAGTGATTCAAGGCGTTCTCGTGCTCGCCATCCCGCTCGCCCACTACACCGGCCACCTCACGGTCTGGTTCGTGCTCGTGGTGATGCCCATCCTCTCTGCGCTCAACCAGTTGGTGTATCCCGCCCAAATCGTCGCGCTGCCGCGGCTCGTCGCTGACGACGAACTGGTGGCGGCGAACTCGGCGTTCTCGTTTGCCTATCAGGGTGTGGACTTCGTGTTCAACGCCGTTGGCGGCCTCATCGTCGCCTTCTTCGGCGCAGTTGCGCTGTTTCTCGCAGATTCGGTGACGTTCGCGGCCGCAGCGTTGCTCTTTTTTTCCGTTCGCGTGCCGCCTGCGGAGGACACGACTGAGACGACGGGCTCGCCCGTCCAGAATTACCTCACCGACTTGCGCGAGGGCATCGCCGCGCTTCGCAACTCGCCCCTGTTCATGCTCATCGTGGGTGCAGTCGTGGCGAACTTCGCCTTTGGCGGGGCGTTCGCGGTGTTTCCGGCGTACGCCGACACCCTCGGTGACTCTGCGGCCTACGGTTTCTTGCTCGCCTCGCTTTCTGGGGGGATGCTCGTCGGCGCGATTGCGGCGTCGTCGGTCGACCACTTCCCGATTGGCCGCCTCTTGGTGGTGAGCTACGCCGCCTCCGGGGCACTCTGGGTGGCGGCGATTCTCGCGCCCTCGCTCTCGCTGACCGTCGCGCTCATCGCGCTCGCCTCCGTGCCAATCGGCGCGACGAACGTGCTCATCATGACGCTCGTCCAGACGGGGATGCCAGAGCGTCTCGTCGGGCGGGTCACCTCGGTGCTCACGAGCATGGCCACGGTGGCGACGCCGCTCGGGGCGCTGCTCGGTGGGGCGGCGGCTGACGTGTACGGCACCCAGCCGGTCATGCTTGCGACGGGCGCGTCGTTCTTGTTCGTCGCGTTCTACGTGACCGCCCTCCCGACGCTCCGTCGGTTGGGGCCGGTTGGGGACGTAGAGTTCGGCGTCACAGCGGGCGCTGAGTGA
- a CDS encoding YihY/virulence factor BrkB family protein encodes MNQRAETIATTGKAIVREAQDQQITFLAASLAYYAFISLIPLLLLTLALGSLFGGEAFSEAIVGALSGMLSSDGEALIAAALTGAAGRGGATIIGIGFLLWSGLKIFRALDIAFSSVYDSALPDSIVAQVKNGLVTLIAVAGGLMLTAAVGAAIAFTGLPVLQLVGPFALVIVLAVAFVPLYYFLPAGDVSLREALPGAVFAAVGWTVLQTGFRIYAGQAEQFQAYGIIGAVLLLVTLFYLGSIVLLAGAVINAVLAGRTGAPKDRQLHKGGPRRDKRQPASMTDERDDTKTAPESVSDELAALRADLEAFEEEIEQRTVTRDEVESDLERYVRGRMRRGHARGWGPYLVLLYGTVMTLGAFFYLSGGWAILAMLVVWLSTLGLYVVMLGVGLVGNAVNVPGRVRDRYSAWRQDR; translated from the coding sequence GTGAATCAACGCGCCGAAACCATTGCTACCACTGGGAAGGCCATCGTCCGCGAGGCACAAGACCAGCAGATTACGTTTCTGGCAGCCAGCCTCGCCTACTACGCCTTTATCTCGCTCATCCCGTTGTTGTTGCTCACGCTCGCCCTCGGGTCGCTGTTCGGTGGAGAGGCATTCAGCGAAGCAATCGTCGGTGCGCTCTCGGGGATGCTCTCTTCGGACGGTGAAGCCCTCATCGCCGCCGCGCTCACCGGCGCGGCCGGACGGGGTGGCGCGACCATCATCGGCATTGGCTTCCTGCTGTGGAGCGGCCTCAAAATCTTTCGCGCCCTCGACATCGCCTTTTCGAGCGTCTACGACAGCGCGCTGCCCGACTCCATCGTCGCACAGGTGAAAAACGGCCTCGTGACGCTCATCGCGGTCGCGGGCGGCCTTATGCTCACCGCCGCCGTCGGCGCGGCAATCGCGTTCACCGGCCTGCCCGTCCTCCAGCTCGTCGGCCCGTTCGCGCTCGTCATCGTCCTCGCGGTGGCGTTCGTGCCGCTGTACTACTTTTTGCCCGCGGGAGACGTTTCACTCCGTGAAGCGCTGCCGGGCGCGGTGTTCGCCGCGGTTGGCTGGACCGTCCTCCAGACCGGCTTTCGCATCTACGCCGGGCAAGCAGAGCAGTTTCAGGCCTACGGCATCATCGGCGCGGTGTTGTTGCTCGTGACGCTGTTCTATCTCGGGAGCATCGTCTTGCTCGCTGGGGCGGTCATCAACGCCGTTCTCGCCGGGCGAACCGGCGCACCGAAAGACCGGCAGTTACACAAAGGCGGCCCACGACGTGACAAGCGACAACCTGCGAGCATGACCGACGAACGCGACGACACAAAGACGGCCCCCGAATCGGTTTCCGACGAGCTTGCCGCGCTTCGCGCGGACTTAGAAGCGTTCGAGGAGGAAATCGAACAGCGGACGGTCACGCGCGACGAAGTCGAAAGCGACCTCGAACGCTACGTTCGCGGCCGAATGCGCCGAGGCCACGCCCGTGGCTGGGGACCGTATCTCGTGTTGCTCTACGGCACCGTCATGACCCTCGGGGCGTTTTTCTACCTCTCCGGTGGCTGGGCCATCCTCGCGATGCTCGTCGTCTGGCTCTCGACGCTCGGCCTCTACGTCGTGATGCTCGGCGTCGGCCTCGTCGGGAACGCGGTCAACGTCCCCGGCCGGGTGCGTGACCGCTACAGCGCGTGGCGACAAGACAGATGA
- a CDS encoding KH domain-containing protein: MQHVKIPQDRIGVLIGEGGATMREIEERAEVRLDIDSESGSVKVESVGDPIAGLKGPDVVRAIGRGFSPDAALSLLNDDMMMFDLIDIDAHSRNKNDMKRQKGRLIGEGGRTRQLMSELSGAAVTIYGSTLGIIGTPKQVEVARKAAEMLLDGAPHGTVYSYLERAHNELKTEGMEFHRFSG, encoded by the coding sequence ATGCAACACGTAAAGATTCCGCAAGACCGCATTGGCGTCCTTATCGGTGAAGGCGGTGCGACCATGCGCGAAATCGAGGAGCGTGCGGAGGTACGCCTCGACATCGACTCTGAGTCTGGCTCTGTGAAAGTCGAGTCGGTTGGCGACCCCATCGCCGGGCTGAAAGGCCCCGATGTGGTGCGCGCTATCGGTCGGGGCTTTTCCCCGGACGCGGCGCTCTCCCTGCTCAACGACGACATGATGATGTTCGACCTCATCGACATCGACGCCCACAGCCGCAACAAAAACGACATGAAACGCCAGAAGGGCCGCCTCATCGGTGAAGGCGGTCGCACCCGGCAACTGATGTCCGAACTGTCCGGTGCGGCGGTCACCATCTACGGCTCAACTCTCGGCATCATCGGTACGCCAAAACAGGTCGAAGTCGCCCGCAAAGCCGCAGAAATGCTCTTAGACGGCGCGCCCCACGGCACCGTCTACTCCTACTTAGAACGCGCCCACAACGAACTCAAAACCGAGGGCATGGAGTTCCACCGCTTCTCCGGCTAA
- the thsA gene encoding thermosome subunit alpha, giving the protein MGNQPLIVLSEDSQRTSGRDAQSMNITAGKAVAEAVRTTLGPKGMDKMLVDSMGSVVVTNDGVTILKEMDIEHPAANMIVEVAQTQEDEVGDGTTTAVVITGGLLQQAEDLLEQDIHATTLAQGYRQAAAKSKEILENIAIDVSPDDEEILTQIAATAMTGKGAESAKDTLSSLVVDAVRAVADEDGIDTDNIKVEKVVGGSIDESELVEGVIISKTRVHDNMPYAVEDANVAVLDQALEIKETEIDAEVNVTDPDQLQQFLDQEEKQLKEMVDKLKAVGADVVFCQKGIDDMAQHYLAKEGILAARRVKKSDIKRLARATGARVVSNLDDIEEADLGFAGSVAERDVGGKDRIFVEDVKEAKSVTLILRGGTEHVVDEVERAIEDSLGVVRVTLEDGKVLPGGAAPETELALGLRDYADSVGGREQLAVEAFADAIDVIPRTLAENAGLDPIDSLVNLRSKHDAGETTTGLDAYTGDIIDMEAEGVVEPLRVKTQAIESATEAAVMILRIDDVIAAGDLSGGQVDDDDDDMDMGGMGGGMGGMGGMGGMGGAM; this is encoded by the coding sequence ATGGGCAACCAGCCCCTCATTGTACTTTCAGAGGATAGCCAGCGCACATCCGGTCGCGATGCGCAGTCGATGAACATCACCGCCGGCAAGGCGGTCGCCGAAGCGGTACGCACCACACTCGGCCCGAAAGGGATGGACAAAATGCTCGTCGACTCCATGGGGTCGGTCGTCGTCACGAACGACGGTGTGACCATCCTCAAGGAGATGGACATTGAGCACCCTGCGGCGAACATGATCGTCGAAGTCGCCCAGACCCAAGAGGACGAAGTCGGTGACGGGACGACGACCGCCGTCGTCATCACGGGCGGCCTGCTCCAGCAGGCAGAAGACCTCTTAGAACAGGACATCCACGCGACGACCCTCGCACAGGGGTACCGTCAGGCCGCAGCCAAGTCCAAGGAAATCTTAGAGAACATCGCCATCGACGTCTCCCCAGACGACGAGGAAATTCTCACCCAAATCGCCGCGACCGCGATGACCGGCAAGGGTGCGGAGAGCGCGAAGGATACGCTCTCCTCGCTCGTCGTCGACGCCGTCCGCGCCGTCGCTGACGAAGACGGCATCGACACGGACAACATCAAAGTCGAGAAGGTCGTCGGCGGCTCCATCGACGAATCCGAACTCGTCGAAGGCGTCATCATCTCGAAGACCCGCGTCCACGACAACATGCCGTACGCCGTCGAAGACGCGAACGTCGCCGTTCTCGACCAGGCGCTCGAAATCAAGGAGACGGAAATCGACGCCGAAGTCAACGTCACCGACCCAGACCAGCTCCAGCAGTTCCTCGACCAAGAGGAAAAACAGCTGAAGGAGATGGTCGACAAGCTCAAAGCCGTCGGCGCTGACGTCGTCTTCTGCCAGAAGGGCATCGACGACATGGCCCAGCACTACCTCGCAAAGGAAGGCATCCTCGCCGCCCGGCGCGTCAAGAAGTCCGACATCAAACGCCTCGCCCGCGCAACGGGCGCTCGCGTCGTCTCCAACCTTGACGACATCGAGGAAGCAGACCTCGGCTTCGCTGGCTCCGTCGCAGAGCGCGACGTTGGCGGCAAAGACCGCATCTTCGTCGAGGACGTCAAAGAAGCGAAGTCCGTCACGCTCATCCTCCGCGGCGGCACCGAGCACGTCGTCGACGAAGTCGAGCGCGCAATCGAGGACTCCCTCGGCGTCGTCCGCGTCACGCTCGAAGACGGCAAAGTCCTGCCCGGCGGCGCAGCACCGGAGACGGAACTCGCCCTCGGTCTTCGCGACTACGCCGACTCCGTTGGTGGCCGCGAGCAGCTCGCCGTCGAAGCGTTCGCAGACGCCATCGACGTGATTCCACGCACCCTCGCAGAGAACGCTGGCCTCGACCCAATCGACAGCCTCGTCAACCTTCGCTCGAAGCACGACGCAGGCGAGACGACGACGGGCCTCGACGCCTACACCGGCGACATCATCGACATGGAAGCCGAAGGCGTCGTGGAGCCACTCCGCGTCAAGACCCAAGCGATCGAATCCGCAACCGAAGCCGCCGTCATGATCCTCCGCATCGACGACGTCATCGCGGCTGGCGACCTCTCCGGTGGCCAGGTCGACGACGACGATGACGACATGGACATGGGCGGTATGGGCGGCGGCATGGGTGGCATGGGCGGTATGGGCGGCATGGGCGGCGCAATGTAA
- the lrp gene encoding HTH-type transcriptional regulator Lrp, whose translation MVENMTYENLDSKLINALLEDGRASLRSLADELDVSVTTVSNHLKNLEQEGVITGYTPIVSYDKLGYGVTAVIQLKVEGSALPDITEQLRTHRQMVSVYEVTGDHDIIAIGKFKDTDDMNKQIKALLVEPEIKESNTSVVLNAAAEHEQFDLEIEE comes from the coding sequence GTGGTAGAGAATATGACGTACGAAAACCTCGACAGCAAACTCATCAACGCGCTGCTCGAAGATGGCCGCGCCAGTCTTCGCAGCCTCGCAGACGAACTCGACGTGTCCGTGACAACTGTCTCAAATCACCTGAAGAACTTAGAACAAGAGGGTGTCATCACCGGCTACACCCCAATAGTCAGCTACGACAAACTCGGCTACGGCGTCACCGCAGTCATCCAGCTCAAGGTCGAAGGCTCTGCGCTTCCCGACATCACCGAACAGCTTCGCACCCACCGTCAGATGGTGTCGGTCTACGAAGTCACCGGCGACCACGACATCATCGCGATTGGCAAGTTCAAGGACACAGACGACATGAACAAGCAAATCAAGGCGCTGCTCGTCGAACCCGAAATCAAAGAGTCGAACACGAGCGTCGTGCTGAACGCCGCCGCAGAGCACGAGCAGTTCGACTTAGAAATCGAAGAATAA
- the glnA gene encoding type I glutamate--ammonia ligase yields MTNENIATDGGLSAEAQAVVDKIEENNVDFLRLQFTDILGTVKNVAVPASQAEKAFTEGIYFDGSSIEGFVRIQESDMRLKPDPATFAILPWRNTEDSASGRLMCDVVNTSNNEPFEGDPRYVLKQAIARAEEMGYEVNAAPEPEFFLFEEDENGRATTITNDAGGYFDVAPKDLASDVRRDIIYGLESMGFEIEASHHEVAEGQHEINFEYDDALTTADNVATFRMVVRAIAAEHGYHATFMPKPIAKINGSGMHTHLSLFTSDGENAFHDGDDEFSLSETAKQFLAGILEHAPAVTAVCNPTVNSYKRLVPGYEAPVYVAWSDRNRSALIRRPAARVPAASRIEARFPDPSCNPYLAFAALIHAGLDGIEKGLEAPDPVRENIYEFDADKRAEYGIETLPSNLGEALDALKEDELVQEALGEHVYEKFVQAKTQEYDDYRISVSEWELDRYLETF; encoded by the coding sequence ATGACAAACGAAAATATTGCCACTGATGGCGGTCTTTCGGCAGAAGCACAGGCTGTTGTGGACAAAATCGAAGAAAACAATGTTGATTTCCTTCGCCTCCAGTTCACTGACATTCTCGGCACTGTGAAGAACGTCGCCGTCCCCGCCTCGCAGGCGGAGAAGGCATTTACCGAAGGCATCTATTTCGACGGTTCCTCCATTGAGGGATTCGTACGCATTCAGGAATCGGACATGCGGCTCAAGCCCGACCCAGCAACGTTTGCGATTCTCCCATGGCGCAACACCGAAGACAGCGCCTCCGGTCGCCTCATGTGCGACGTCGTCAACACCTCGAACAACGAGCCGTTCGAGGGTGACCCACGCTACGTGCTGAAGCAGGCAATCGCCCGTGCAGAGGAGATGGGCTATGAGGTAAACGCCGCGCCAGAACCGGAGTTCTTCCTGTTCGAAGAGGACGAGAACGGCCGCGCAACGACGATCACCAACGACGCTGGTGGCTACTTCGACGTTGCCCCAAAAGACCTCGCCTCTGACGTTCGCCGCGACATCATCTACGGCTTAGAGTCCATGGGCTTCGAAATCGAAGCCAGCCACCACGAGGTCGCAGAAGGCCAGCACGAAATCAACTTCGAGTACGACGACGCGCTTACCACGGCCGACAACGTCGCAACCTTCCGCATGGTCGTCCGTGCCATCGCCGCAGAACACGGCTACCACGCGACGTTCATGCCAAAGCCAATCGCCAAAATCAACGGCTCTGGGATGCACACGCATCTGTCGCTGTTCACCTCGGACGGCGAGAACGCGTTCCACGACGGCGACGACGAGTTCAGCCTCTCAGAGACGGCAAAGCAGTTCCTCGCAGGCATCCTCGAACACGCGCCTGCGGTCACGGCCGTCTGCAACCCGACGGTTAACTCATACAAGCGCCTCGTTCCCGGCTACGAAGCCCCAGTGTACGTCGCGTGGTCTGACCGCAACCGCTCTGCGCTCATCCGTCGGCCTGCCGCCCGCGTTCCGGCTGCAAGCCGCATCGAAGCGCGCTTCCCAGACCCATCGTGCAACCCGTACCTCGCATTCGCTGCGCTCATCCACGCCGGTCTCGACGGCATCGAGAAAGGCCTCGAAGCGCCCGACCCAGTCCGCGAGAACATCTACGAGTTCGACGCCGATAAACGCGCAGAGTACGGCATCGAGACGCTCCCATCCAACCTCGGTGAAGCCCTCGACGCACTCAAAGAAGACGAACTCGTCCAGGAGGCCCTTGGCGAGCACGTCTACGAGAAGTTCGTTCAGGCGAAAACTCAGGAGTACGACGACTACCGCATCTCCGTCAGCGAGTGGGAACTCGACCGCTACCTCGAAACGTTCTAA
- a CDS encoding ArsR/SmtB family transcription factor yields MNESVEDVGPDEAFALLGNETRVAILRALADTRDGPLSFSALRERVGMRDSGQFNYHLGKLTGVFIDKVEDGYRLRYAGSHVVGAIHAGAYEHAASVGPFTLPDPCPACGGALEFAYENERASVICAACERTSLDGAVPPGVFDGYDRDEYPLVFDRWLRSKARGAVDGFCLSCEGRTTPEVLLDVDARGTDDRMARFGCKRCDEAVYMTIPEALLFDPAVIAFHHDHGVSPTAEPTWRLQWLKDTAVETVSTDPLRLRATGHVEDGTLTVTVDDSLSITDEHRA; encoded by the coding sequence ATGAACGAATCTGTGGAGGACGTCGGCCCTGACGAGGCGTTCGCGCTGCTCGGCAACGAGACGCGCGTTGCCATCCTCCGTGCGCTCGCAGATACACGAGACGGTCCGTTGTCATTTTCCGCCCTCCGCGAACGCGTAGGCATGCGCGACTCCGGCCAGTTCAACTACCACCTCGGAAAGCTCACGGGCGTCTTCATCGACAAAGTCGAAGACGGCTACCGCCTGCGGTATGCCGGGTCGCACGTCGTTGGCGCGATTCACGCCGGGGCGTACGAACACGCTGCGTCAGTTGGCCCGTTCACCCTGCCCGACCCGTGCCCGGCGTGTGGCGGGGCGCTCGAATTCGCCTACGAGAACGAACGCGCGTCGGTCATTTGTGCGGCCTGCGAGCGAACCAGCTTAGACGGTGCCGTCCCACCGGGCGTGTTTGACGGGTACGACCGCGACGAGTATCCGCTCGTGTTCGACCGCTGGCTGCGCTCGAAAGCCCGCGGTGCGGTCGATGGCTTCTGTCTCTCCTGTGAGGGACGGACCACGCCCGAAGTTTTACTCGACGTTGACGCCCGTGGCACCGATGACCGGATGGCACGATTCGGCTGTAAGCGCTGTGATGAAGCCGTCTATATGACGATTCCAGAGGCGCTCTTGTTCGACCCGGCGGTGATTGCGTTTCACCACGACCACGGCGTGTCGCCAACTGCCGAACCGACGTGGCGTCTTCAGTGGCTCAAAGACACGGCCGTCGAAACCGTCTCAACCGACCCGCTCCGCCTGCGCGCCACGGGTCACGTTGAGGATGGCACGCTCACGGTCACCGTCGATGACTCGCTTTCGATTACCGACGAACACCGCGCATAA